A region from the Methanofollis liminatans DSM 4140 genome encodes:
- a CDS encoding chemotaxis protein CheW → MTNVDVVEFEVADEHYALDISLAREIVEMVPITPVPRAPPHIAGIINLRGEITTVMNLSTLLGIPAAGNQERRKIIILVPEAAGGSNVGIIVDDVLSVMQISENDVEKMDDALTRDAFVKGIIKVNDKAAESGDAKNLIIWVDMQKVLEQLIGHPA, encoded by the coding sequence GTCGCGGACGAGCACTACGCCCTCGACATTTCCCTCGCACGGGAGATCGTCGAGATGGTCCCGATCACGCCGGTGCCGAGGGCCCCCCCCCATATTGCGGGGATCATCAACCTTCGCGGCGAGATCACGACGGTCATGAACCTCTCGACCCTCCTGGGCATCCCTGCAGCCGGAAACCAGGAGCGGCGGAAGATCATCATCCTCGTCCCTGAGGCGGCCGGGGGCTCCAACGTCGGGATCATCGTCGACGATGTCCTCTCGGTGATGCAGATCTCAGAGAACGATGTCGAGAAGATGGACGACGCCCTCACGCGGGATGCCTTTGTCAAAGGGATCATCAAGGTGAACGACAAGGCGGCCGAGAGCGGCGACGCCAAGAATCTGATCATCTGGGTCGACATGCAGAAGGTGCTCGAACAGCTGATCGGGCATCCGGCCTGA
- the thsA gene encoding thermosome subunit alpha → MSQQLGGQPILILKEGSSRTRGRDAQSINIAAAKAVAAAVRTTLGPKGMDKMLVDTIGDVVITNDGVTILKEMDIEHPAAKMMVEVAKTQDDEVGDGTTTSVVVAGELLKRAEDLLEQDVHPTVIAHGYRMAADKAIEIVKDLAIDVKPNDADILLKIAGTAMTGKGAEASKDKLCDLIVRAVTMVAEEDGTVDLDFIKVEKKVGGSIEDSGIVEGVLIDKERVHPAMPKKVDNAKILLLNAAVEFKKTEVDAEINITSPDQLQMFLDEEERMIRGIVDKIIASGANVLFCQKGIDDIAQHYLAKAGIFATRRVKKSDMEKLSRATGATLISSIDAISPEELGFAGIVEERKVSGEDMTFVEQCKNPKAVSIIIKGGTEHVVDELDRAIEDALRVVEVALRDKKFVAGGGSPEVELSLRLREYAATVGGRAQLAIEAFASALEIIPRTLAENAGLDPIDILVDLRAAHEKGQKTAGLDVNTGKAGDMLAQGVVEPLRVKTQAISSAAEAAVMILRIDDVIASSKSAGPSPEEMAAMGGGMGGMGMPPM, encoded by the coding sequence ATGTCTCAGCAACTGGGAGGACAACCAATCCTTATTCTTAAAGAAGGAAGTTCCCGCACCCGCGGGCGTGACGCACAGAGCATCAACATCGCCGCCGCCAAGGCCGTCGCCGCAGCGGTACGGACCACCCTCGGTCCGAAGGGGATGGACAAGATGCTCGTCGACACCATCGGCGACGTCGTGATCACGAATGACGGTGTGACCATCCTCAAGGAGATGGACATCGAACACCCGGCCGCAAAGATGATGGTCGAGGTCGCAAAGACCCAGGACGACGAGGTCGGCGACGGCACCACAACGTCGGTCGTTGTGGCCGGCGAACTCCTCAAGCGTGCCGAGGACCTCCTCGAACAGGACGTCCACCCCACGGTGATCGCCCACGGATACCGTATGGCCGCCGATAAGGCGATCGAGATCGTCAAAGATCTTGCCATCGACGTCAAGCCGAACGACGCCGACATCCTCCTGAAGATCGCGGGCACCGCCATGACCGGCAAGGGCGCCGAGGCCTCCAAGGACAAACTCTGCGACCTCATCGTCAGGGCGGTCACCATGGTTGCCGAAGAAGACGGCACCGTTGACCTCGACTTCATAAAGGTCGAGAAGAAGGTCGGCGGGTCCATCGAGGACTCCGGGATCGTCGAGGGCGTGCTCATCGACAAGGAGCGTGTCCACCCGGCGATGCCGAAGAAGGTCGACAACGCCAAGATCCTGCTGCTCAACGCCGCGGTCGAGTTCAAGAAGACCGAGGTCGACGCCGAGATCAACATCACGAGCCCCGACCAGCTCCAGATGTTCCTCGACGAGGAAGAGCGGATGATCAGAGGTATCGTCGACAAGATCATCGCCTCGGGCGCGAACGTCCTCTTCTGCCAGAAGGGCATCGACGACATCGCCCAGCACTACCTTGCGAAGGCCGGCATCTTCGCCACCCGCCGCGTGAAGAAGAGCGACATGGAGAAGCTCTCCCGTGCGACCGGTGCGACCCTGATCTCCTCCATCGACGCCATCTCCCCCGAAGAACTCGGTTTCGCCGGGATCGTCGAGGAGCGGAAGGTCTCGGGCGAGGACATGACCTTCGTCGAGCAGTGCAAGAACCCCAAGGCGGTCTCGATCATCATCAAGGGCGGCACCGAGCATGTCGTCGACGAGCTTGACCGCGCCATCGAGGACGCCCTCCGCGTCGTCGAGGTCGCCCTCCGCGACAAGAAGTTCGTCGCCGGCGGCGGCTCCCCTGAGGTCGAGCTCTCCCTCCGTCTCCGCGAGTATGCGGCGACCGTCGGCGGCCGTGCTCAGCTTGCCATCGAAGCCTTTGCCAGCGCTCTCGAGATCATCCCGCGGACCCTTGCAGAGAACGCGGGTCTCGACCCGATCGACATCCTGGTGGACCTCCGTGCGGCCCACGAGAAGGGCCAGAAGACCGCGGGTCTCGATGTCAACACCGGCAAGGCCGGCGACATGCTCGCCCAGGGCGTTGTCGAGCCCCTGCGCGTGAAGACCCAGGCGATCAGCTCCGCCGCCGAGGCGGCCGTGATGATCCTCAGGATCGACGACGTCATTGCCTCGTCCAAATCTGCCGGCCCCTCACCCGAGGAGATGGCGGCAATGGGCGGCGGCATGGGCGGCATGGGCATGCCCCCGATGTAA
- a CDS encoding transcriptional regulator has translation MSQERLLDMVISVMLTAGYDVSERCSLRPRSFDLIAGKDEVLLVIKVVSHIDSVSEEISRDMDAIARHLGASPLIIGERARDADLERGTVYLRYGIYAISPATLYDYLVEGVPPLIYAHPGGLYVNLNGDVLKGLRERHQLSLGDLARHLGVSRRTISKYEDGMSTSLEIAIHLEEIFDEAVVESIDLLSYTSPTGVQRDESASQEILPDFRRMGVEIYQMRRAPFQVLAMVEKETILTCYGTAQRMVKRAALIGNISQVARTHAMCIVSDYKKKKRIGKTLVVGEEHLKGLEDGSDLIQMINQ, from the coding sequence ATGTCACAGGAGCGCCTCCTCGATATGGTGATCAGCGTGATGCTGACCGCCGGTTATGACGTCTCTGAACGGTGCAGCCTGCGCCCTCGCTCTTTTGACCTGATCGCCGGGAAAGACGAGGTTCTCCTCGTCATCAAGGTGGTCTCTCATATCGACTCGGTCTCAGAGGAGATATCCCGGGACATGGACGCCATCGCCCGCCACCTCGGCGCCTCGCCCCTGATCATCGGCGAGCGGGCCCGCGACGCCGATCTCGAACGCGGCACGGTCTATCTGCGCTATGGCATCTATGCGATCTCCCCGGCAACCCTGTACGACTATCTGGTCGAGGGCGTCCCGCCCCTCATATATGCCCATCCGGGCGGGCTGTACGTGAACCTCAACGGCGATGTGCTCAAGGGTCTCAGGGAGCGGCACCAGTTATCCCTTGGCGACCTTGCCCGCCATCTCGGTGTTTCGCGGCGGACGATCTCCAAGTACGAGGACGGAATGAGCACTTCTCTGGAAATAGCCATTCATCTTGAGGAGATCTTCGACGAGGCCGTCGTCGAGTCGATCGACCTCCTCTCCTATACCTCACCTACCGGCGTCCAGAGGGACGAATCTGCATCCCAGGAGATTCTGCCCGATTTCCGGCGTATGGGTGTCGAAATCTACCAGATGCGCCGCGCCCCCTTCCAGGTGCTCGCTATGGTGGAGAAAGAGACAATCCTCACCTGCTACGGGACGGCGCAACGGATGGTCAAGCGCGCTGCTCTCATCGGGAATATCTCGCAGGTTGCACGTACGCACGCAATGTGCATCGTTTCGGACTATAAAAAGAAAAAAAGAATTGGAAAAACACTTGTTGTCGGGGAAGAGCATCTGAAGGGCCTTGAAGATGGTTCTGACCTCATCCAGATGATCAACCAGTAA
- a CDS encoding tRNA(Ile)(2)-agmatinylcytidine synthase, with amino-acid sequence MFIGIDDTDSPAGMCTTYLGAVLVRRLKSAGLTIRETRLVRLNPNAPFKTRGNAAICIEASGRPETAFSIAAALIDDLADLSCENTNPGLVVTEERPDPAFYWKAVRDFCTIEEAKEILEENCALYRGWKNGRGLIGATAAAASVLPDLTSELLAYRRREVWGTPRSVEKASIFAAEAATYPHTWDSADPQNSVVVCVPHTPDPVLFGIRGESEAWVREARALVRAEESEIEQIWVTNQGTDAHLVDGTIGRLLEGRSYRVQGTVAERATTGAGGHVSLTILGTDGERLRCMAYEPTKGFREIVRALLPGDGILAVGSYKNESLNLEKLRADRLVADRLLRPPLCPDCGRRMTSAGRDKGYKCRECGRRAGDPEIITTPRAIRTGWYEVPPTARRHLSKPLVRDQGEA; translated from the coding sequence ATGTTCATCGGAATCGACGACACCGATTCGCCCGCAGGGATGTGTACGACCTATCTCGGGGCCGTGCTGGTCAGAAGGCTAAAAAGTGCCGGTCTGACTATCAGAGAGACCCGGCTCGTCCGACTCAACCCGAACGCCCCGTTCAAGACGAGAGGAAACGCGGCGATATGTATCGAGGCGTCTGGGCGCCCGGAGACGGCGTTCTCGATCGCAGCGGCGCTGATCGACGACCTCGCCGACCTCTCCTGCGAGAACACCAACCCGGGCCTGGTGGTGACCGAAGAACGCCCGGACCCCGCATTCTACTGGAAAGCCGTCCGGGACTTCTGCACGATCGAAGAGGCAAAAGAGATTCTGGAAGAGAACTGCGCCCTTTACCGGGGATGGAAAAACGGCAGGGGACTGATCGGAGCCACGGCAGCCGCGGCAAGCGTCCTGCCCGATCTGACCTCCGAGCTCCTCGCCTACCGTCGAAGGGAGGTATGGGGGACGCCGCGTTCGGTCGAAAAGGCATCGATCTTCGCTGCCGAAGCGGCGACCTATCCCCACACCTGGGACTCGGCAGACCCCCAGAACAGCGTCGTGGTCTGCGTGCCCCACACGCCCGACCCGGTCCTCTTCGGGATCAGGGGGGAGAGCGAAGCATGGGTACGGGAGGCCCGTGCCCTCGTCCGGGCGGAGGAGAGCGAGATCGAGCAGATCTGGGTCACCAACCAGGGGACCGACGCCCACCTGGTGGACGGGACGATCGGCCGCCTCCTCGAAGGGCGGTCGTACCGTGTCCAGGGAACGGTGGCGGAGCGTGCGACGACCGGGGCAGGAGGGCATGTGAGCCTCACCATCCTCGGCACCGACGGCGAGAGGCTTCGCTGCATGGCATACGAGCCCACGAAGGGATTCAGGGAGATCGTGCGGGCGCTCCTGCCGGGCGACGGGATCCTCGCCGTCGGGAGTTACAAGAACGAAAGCCTCAACCTTGAGAAACTGCGGGCAGACCGCCTCGTGGCGGACCGTCTCCTGCGCCCGCCCCTCTGTCCGGACTGCGGGAGGAGAATGACCTCCGCAGGCAGGGATAAGGGCTACAAATGCCGGGAGTGTGGAAGACGTGCGGGCGATCCCGAGATCATCACCACCCCCAGAGCGATCAGGACTGGCTGGTACGAGGTGCCGCCGACGGCACGGCGGCATCTCTCGAAACCGCTGGTCAGGGATCAGGGGGAGGCCTGA
- the npdG gene encoding NADPH-dependent F420 reductase yields MRIGIVGGTGDIGEGMALRLSTRYDVIIGSREEEKAKTASTTCRLRLDELGKVCSLSGVSNQRAVDEADIVVLALPYKHLVPTIASLTGFEGKIVVSPVNPMEFGETVSYVPPPEGSAGLLLKKLLPESARIVVAFNNIAAHRWQTIGEDLDYSVAVCSDDDEAKRIVMDLINTISHLSALDAGPLKNAALVESLTPLILNISKYNRMKDVGVYFR; encoded by the coding sequence ATGAGAATCGGCATTGTTGGAGGAACCGGCGATATCGGGGAGGGCATGGCCCTCAGACTCTCCACCCGCTATGATGTGATCATCGGCTCCCGGGAAGAAGAGAAGGCAAAAACCGCGTCCACCACCTGCCGCCTGCGGCTCGACGAACTCGGGAAAGTCTGCAGCCTTTCCGGGGTCAGCAACCAGAGAGCGGTCGACGAAGCCGATATCGTCGTCCTCGCCCTCCCATACAAGCACCTCGTCCCGACGATCGCCTCCCTCACCGGCTTTGAGGGAAAGATCGTGGTCAGCCCGGTCAACCCGATGGAGTTTGGCGAGACGGTCTCGTACGTCCCCCCGCCCGAGGGTTCGGCCGGCCTGCTCCTGAAAAAACTCCTCCCGGAAAGCGCCAGGATCGTCGTCGCCTTCAACAACATCGCCGCCCACCGCTGGCAGACGATCGGGGAGGATCTCGACTACTCGGTCGCCGTCTGCAGCGACGACGACGAAGCGAAGAGGATCGTCATGGATCTCATCAACACGATCTCGCACCTTTCAGCGCTCGACGCCGGCCCCCTGAAAAACGCCGCTCTTGTCGAAAGCCTCACCCCTCTGATCCTGAACATCTCGAAGTATAACCGGATGAAAGACGTCGGGGTGTACTTCAGATAA
- a CDS encoding iron-containing alcohol dehydrogenase, protein MVSTYLNPPVALMGAGAVREIGAWTKMFGAKKALIVSGTGKHGQTLNKEIAALLKEAGIDSAVFAGAEPNPTDLSVHEGAGMYLKESCDAIVAVGGGSPMDCAKGIGIIVAGGGEIHAYEGVGKVVRPLPTLIAVNTTAGTDSEMTSFAVITDTRRHVKMALVDWKLTPKVAINDPELMKSMPPALTAATGMDALTHAVEAYVSTIATPTTDAAAIAAIKLIGMWLRPAVAHGDDMVARDMMAHAEYLAGIAFNNASLGYVHAMAHQLGGFYNLPHGVCNAILLPHVQAFNLVAVPDRFVDIARALGESVEGLSTNTAAEKAIEAIKKLSTEIGIPSGVKHLGAREEDIPALAENAMKDICGLTNPRKATIDDIIAIYRAAL, encoded by the coding sequence ATGGTATCCACCTATCTGAACCCGCCGGTCGCCCTCATGGGCGCGGGTGCGGTAAGAGAAATCGGAGCGTGGACGAAGATGTTCGGCGCGAAAAAAGCGTTGATCGTCTCGGGCACCGGAAAACACGGCCAGACCCTCAACAAGGAGATCGCCGCCCTCCTCAAGGAGGCCGGGATCGACTCGGCGGTATTTGCAGGTGCCGAGCCCAACCCGACCGATCTCTCGGTCCATGAGGGTGCCGGGATGTACCTGAAAGAGTCGTGCGACGCCATCGTCGCCGTCGGCGGCGGGTCCCCGATGGACTGCGCCAAGGGCATCGGGATCATCGTCGCTGGCGGCGGGGAGATCCACGCCTACGAAGGGGTCGGCAAGGTGGTCAGGCCGCTGCCGACCCTGATCGCCGTCAACACGACGGCCGGGACCGACTCGGAGATGACCAGTTTCGCCGTCATCACCGACACCCGCCGGCACGTCAAGATGGCCCTCGTAGACTGGAAGCTGACTCCGAAGGTCGCCATCAACGACCCGGAACTAATGAAGAGCATGCCGCCGGCCCTCACCGCAGCCACCGGCATGGACGCTCTGACGCACGCCGTCGAGGCTTACGTCTCCACCATCGCCACGCCGACGACCGATGCCGCCGCCATTGCCGCGATCAAACTCATCGGGATGTGGCTCCGCCCGGCGGTCGCACACGGCGACGACATGGTCGCCCGTGACATGATGGCCCATGCCGAATACCTCGCCGGCATCGCGTTCAACAACGCCAGCCTCGGCTATGTCCACGCCATGGCCCACCAACTCGGCGGCTTCTACAACCTGCCGCACGGCGTCTGCAACGCCATCCTCCTGCCGCACGTCCAGGCGTTCAACCTCGTCGCCGTACCCGATCGCTTCGTCGACATCGCAAGAGCGCTCGGCGAGAGCGTCGAAGGACTTTCCACAAACACGGCGGCCGAGAAGGCGATCGAGGCCATCAAAAAACTCTCGACAGAGATCGGCATCCCGTCCGGGGTCAAACACCTCGGTGCACGGGAGGAGGACATCCCGGCACTTGCCGAAAATGCGATGAAGGATATCTGCGGTCTGACCAACCCGCGCAAAGCGACGATCGACGATATCATCGCTATTTACCGGGCTGCATTGTAA
- a CDS encoding deoxyhypusine synthase — protein sequence MESNREECGDPVRQVHLNPDMTVDGLVRAIAGAGAYNGGSLARAVDIYEAMLRDEKATKFFGLAGAMVPAGMGRIVSDLIEQGHIDILVSTGANLTHDTIEAIGCHHYHGTAVCDDVELRHEEINRIYDIFLPDEAFIHFEEFMQECLSDIPDRTTLSISELLRHIGSHLKTGILAAAAKNDIPVFCPAVQDSMLGLQFWFYNQAHHITIDAFGDMKTIIDRCYAAEHAGAFLVGGGVPKNFIFQSKMITPDGFTYAVQLTGDRPDLGGLSGATLAEAQSWGKINEDAAAVTVYGDATITLPVIAAAVLERLKHD from the coding sequence ATGGAATCAAACAGGGAAGAGTGCGGGGATCCGGTCAGACAGGTCCATCTGAACCCGGACATGACCGTCGACGGGCTGGTCCGCGCCATCGCCGGTGCCGGGGCATACAACGGCGGGTCGCTCGCCCGCGCCGTCGACATCTATGAGGCGATGCTCCGCGACGAGAAGGCGACGAAGTTTTTCGGGCTCGCAGGCGCCATGGTTCCTGCAGGCATGGGGAGGATCGTCAGCGATCTCATCGAACAGGGTCATATCGACATTCTGGTCTCGACCGGCGCCAACCTCACCCACGACACCATCGAGGCGATCGGCTGCCACCACTACCACGGCACCGCCGTCTGCGACGACGTCGAACTGCGTCACGAGGAGATCAACAGGATCTACGACATCTTCCTCCCGGACGAGGCCTTCATCCACTTCGAGGAGTTCATGCAGGAGTGCCTCTCAGATATCCCGGACAGAACGACGCTCTCGATCTCAGAACTCCTCCGCCACATCGGCTCCCACCTGAAGACTGGCATCCTGGCGGCGGCGGCAAAGAACGATATCCCGGTCTTCTGCCCGGCCGTCCAGGACTCGATGCTCGGTCTGCAGTTCTGGTTCTACAACCAGGCGCACCACATCACCATCGACGCCTTCGGAGACATGAAGACGATCATCGACCGGTGTTATGCGGCAGAGCACGCCGGGGCGTTCCTGGTCGGCGGCGGCGTGCCGAAGAATTTCATCTTCCAGAGCAAGATGATCACCCCGGACGGCTTCACCTACGCTGTCCAGCTCACCGGCGACCGCCCGGATCTCGGCGGGCTCTCGGGCGCCACCCTTGCCGAAGCGCAGTCCTGGGGGAAGATCAACGAGGACGCCGCGGCGGTCACCGTCTACGGCGACGCCACGATCACCCTCCCGGTGATCGCGGCGGCGGTGCTGGAGAGGCTGAAACATGACTGA
- the pyrF gene encoding orotidine-5'-phosphate decarboxylase: protein MTELILSLDVTGLKEALRIAGACAPEIDAIKVGYPLALAAGLGIAGELAGFGLPLIADFKVADIPNTNTLICEQVFAAGFSAVIAQGFPGPDSVAACVEAAHAHGGECYVVAEMSHPGALTFFSAGVPERLCEIVAETGADGIIAPATRPERVRALRALIGKKKILSPGIGAQGGDPAEIAPLVDGMIVGRSIYGAADPAAAARTYAPYRR, encoded by the coding sequence ATGACTGAACTCATCCTCTCCCTCGACGTGACCGGCCTCAAAGAGGCGCTCCGGATCGCCGGCGCCTGTGCCCCTGAGATCGATGCGATCAAGGTCGGCTACCCCCTGGCGCTCGCCGCCGGCCTCGGGATCGCCGGAGAACTCGCCGGGTTCGGTCTCCCCCTCATCGCCGATTTCAAAGTCGCCGACATACCGAACACGAACACCCTCATCTGCGAGCAGGTGTTTGCGGCCGGGTTCTCGGCGGTGATCGCCCAGGGCTTTCCGGGTCCTGACTCGGTGGCCGCCTGCGTGGAGGCCGCTCATGCCCACGGCGGCGAGTGCTACGTGGTCGCCGAGATGAGCCATCCCGGCGCCCTCACCTTCTTCTCGGCAGGCGTGCCCGAGCGCCTCTGCGAGATCGTCGCAGAGACCGGCGCCGACGGGATCATCGCCCCGGCGACCCGGCCCGAACGGGTGCGAGCGCTGCGTGCCCTGATCGGGAAGAAGAAGATCCTCTCACCTGGCATCGGCGCACAGGGCGGGGACCCGGCAGAGATCGCTCCCCTCGTCGACGGGATGATCGTCGGGCGCTCTATCTACGGCGCCGCCGACCCCGCGGCCGCCGCCCGGACCTACGCACCCTACCGCCGATGA
- a CDS encoding DUF4352 domain-containing protein, which produces MQYHTICLHVPALALVLILLCAAPAAGWSDPAGLQLPPFGVGNGSVGDINPLLGKEAAAATPETTLSPPDPGDYAAMAEYLVDITRDRFSGAGAGASGITVSTFEVITDADLADPAHMGRSQAVKVDVVMNASRDLLAGSLWGHEADATRIAEAFYSGDLKGETAFVAVFFREKRTGAYTSKFILTAKDASRFGNGWDGSSYIRCADWSDAVVRGSGVPYEDPEAAMEPLQEAEAKEQVPCDYDTLKNAGTEAASSIASTVSEMSIRAGDQDYATVSKLAMELTGSAKSCSAEFRAYAVPDGLEHVKARFVEAFESYDRAGSAIWYGATFADTDHIALGNTYLAEGQDSLNAALEGMNLRTIEDTTLTLQTTEIYPDALKIGEPYRFMDTRQVNKISVRPRSTTTWKSFEAGTGADVKVYQAPYGKQYLFVLMEVNHIGYYGGGSSKYRTPSPTDFTLIAGGEEYRPSQPSAYMRGIGSVYASTSIDRSDYSSGYLVFEVPESVDPAGVYLRLSIRGIGTQIWNLS; this is translated from the coding sequence ATGCAGTACCATACCATATGCCTGCATGTCCCGGCCCTTGCGCTGGTGCTGATCCTCCTCTGTGCCGCGCCTGCGGCGGGATGGTCTGATCCCGCAGGGCTGCAACTCCCGCCGTTCGGCGTGGGGAACGGGAGCGTGGGCGACATAAATCCTCTCCTTGGTAAAGAGGCCGCCGCGGCGACGCCTGAGACAACTCTTTCGCCCCCTGACCCCGGCGACTATGCAGCAATGGCCGAATATCTGGTAGATATTACGAGGGATCGGTTCTCGGGCGCAGGTGCAGGAGCATCGGGTATCACCGTTTCGACCTTCGAGGTGATCACGGATGCCGACCTCGCCGACCCCGCGCATATGGGCCGCAGTCAGGCGGTGAAGGTCGATGTCGTCATGAACGCCTCCAGGGATCTCCTCGCCGGATCGCTCTGGGGCCATGAGGCTGATGCCACCCGCATCGCCGAAGCCTTCTATTCCGGCGATCTGAAGGGGGAAACCGCTTTTGTTGCTGTGTTTTTCAGGGAAAAACGCACCGGGGCGTACACTTCCAAGTTCATCCTCACGGCAAAAGATGCGTCCAGGTTCGGGAATGGATGGGACGGCTCGTCCTATATCCGCTGTGCCGACTGGTCTGACGCTGTAGTCCGGGGCAGCGGTGTTCCGTACGAAGATCCCGAGGCGGCGATGGAGCCCCTGCAGGAGGCCGAGGCGAAAGAACAGGTCCCCTGTGACTACGACACGCTCAAAAACGCCGGAACAGAGGCGGCGTCGAGCATCGCATCGACGGTGAGCGAGATGTCCATAAGGGCGGGCGACCAGGACTATGCCACCGTTTCGAAACTCGCCATGGAACTAACGGGCAGCGCGAAGTCCTGTTCCGCAGAGTTCAGGGCGTACGCCGTGCCCGACGGCCTTGAGCATGTGAAGGCCCGCTTCGTCGAGGCCTTTGAGAGCTATGATCGGGCGGGTTCAGCGATCTGGTATGGCGCCACCTTCGCCGACACCGACCATATCGCCCTCGGCAACACCTATCTCGCCGAAGGGCAGGACTCGCTCAACGCCGCTCTCGAGGGGATGAACCTCAGGACGATCGAGGACACGACCCTCACCCTGCAGACGACGGAGATCTATCCCGACGCTCTGAAGATCGGGGAGCCGTACCGCTTCATGGATACGAGGCAGGTGAACAAGATCTCGGTACGGCCCAGGTCCACCACCACCTGGAAGAGTTTCGAGGCAGGTACCGGTGCCGATGTGAAGGTCTACCAGGCCCCGTATGGGAAGCAGTACCTCTTCGTGCTTATGGAGGTCAACCATATCGGCTATTATGGCGGTGGGAGTTCGAAATATCGGACACCGTCCCCGACAGACTTCACCCTCATCGCCGGCGGAGAGGAGTACAGGCCCTCTCAGCCGTCGGCCTACATGAGAGGAATAGGCTCGGTCTATGCGTCGACCTCGATCGACCGGTCGGATTATTCGTCCGGGTATCTGGTCTTCGAGGTGCCGGAGTCGGTCGACCCGGCGGGGGTCTACCTGAGGCTCTCGATCAGGGGCATCGGGACTCAGATCTGGAACCTTTCCTGA
- the nrdD gene encoding anaerobic ribonucleoside-triphosphate reductase, which translates to MQWSEEHLALARKYRKLEEIPVEERRYKCHTCNHVVETSPCPVCGETQLEIMCPLDHTHCSHDIVSGIEYCPLCGEPVCPECGSHDVSQISRVTGYLQDVSGWNAGKQQELKDRIRYTVA; encoded by the coding sequence ATGCAGTGGAGCGAAGAGCACCTGGCCCTGGCGCGTAAATACCGGAAGCTTGAAGAGATACCAGTCGAAGAGCGGCGCTACAAGTGCCATACCTGCAACCATGTGGTGGAGACCAGCCCCTGCCCGGTTTGCGGCGAGACCCAACTCGAGATCATGTGCCCGCTCGACCACACACACTGCTCCCACGATATCGTTTCAGGCATCGAGTACTGCCCTCTCTGCGGCGAACCTGTCTGCCCCGAGTGCGGATCCCACGACGTCTCCCAGATCAGCCGGGTCACCGGCTATCTTCAAGACGTCTCCGGCTGGAATGCCGGAAAACAGCAGGAACTCAAAGACCGGATCAGGTATACCGTCGCATGA
- a CDS encoding adenosylcobinamide amidohydrolase encodes MRYFFTGDTIFVRGDFRAASTGVNGGSRPASTIFNHTVPGNFDHADPFRYLWQIATAAGFGEDFFGLLTAVPMRHLCILQYDFITVFITAGVTNPNPDPTAPHTINIIVVSREGLSDGALLETIVTATGAKAHALGLMKYPFTGTTTDAVVVASEGEVRHTYAGTATEAGRRVYAAVARGVQEALDRQEGRTVRERPSFFIFSRYGGDHWVEWRPEGCPYYPCHFEGQVCDFCYCPYYPCHDSELGEWVKSSSGGQIWSCSTCTLLHEPGVAAYFKKNPEASLPELKKYRVSLKEDPQ; translated from the coding sequence ATGAGATATTTTTTCACGGGAGACACTATTTTTGTCCGTGGTGACTTCAGGGCGGCAAGCACCGGCGTCAATGGCGGCAGCCGCCCGGCGTCCACCATTTTCAACCATACCGTCCCCGGCAACTTCGATCACGCAGATCCATTCCGGTACCTCTGGCAGATCGCCACGGCCGCAGGATTCGGGGAGGATTTCTTCGGCCTGTTGACCGCGGTGCCGATGCGCCACCTCTGCATCCTGCAGTATGATTTTATCACGGTTTTCATCACCGCAGGCGTCACGAACCCGAACCCGGACCCGACCGCACCCCATACGATCAACATCATCGTCGTCTCGCGCGAAGGCCTCTCTGACGGAGCGCTCCTGGAGACGATCGTCACGGCAACCGGGGCAAAGGCCCACGCCCTCGGCCTGATGAAATACCCCTTCACCGGGACGACGACCGACGCCGTCGTCGTGGCGTCCGAGGGCGAAGTGCGCCACACCTATGCCGGTACCGCCACCGAGGCGGGTCGGCGGGTCTACGCCGCCGTGGCCCGCGGGGTGCAGGAGGCGCTTGACCGGCAGGAGGGGCGGACGGTGCGGGAAAGACCGTCGTTTTTTATTTTCAGCCGCTACGGCGGCGACCACTGGGTGGAGTGGCGGCCTGAAGGCTGCCCATATTATCCCTGCCATTTCGAGGGGCAGGTCTGCGACTTCTGTTACTGCCCCTATTATCCCTGCCATGACAGCGAACTTGGAGAATGGGTGAAGAGCTCCTCGGGCGGTCAGATCTGGAGTTGCAGCACCTGCACGCTCCTCCACGAGCCCGGGGTCGCTGCCTACTTTAAAAAGAATCCGGAAGCCTCGCTTCCGGAGCTGAAAAAATACCGGGTCTCCCTGAAGGAAGACCCACAATAG